From the Acetobacter aceti genome, one window contains:
- a CDS encoding PDR/VanB family oxidoreductase, which produces MDSRDRKIARTMIGKVPVPSGFRVVKVADVTQLGDVLAFTLVSADAAPLPRWEAGAHVDLMLDDGLIRQYSLCGDPMDSDRYQLAVLLDPQSRGGSRVVHDRVRTGAILRIGPPRNLFPLDPRARCSILIGGGIGITPLIAMAYELQRAGQDFTLHYISRDPVFAEFLTRAPFVKSLVVHHRGKTDAPRFDPISALGDHDRETHVYCCGPLSLMNAVTDAGKTLGYADDVLHQEAFSAQPVIGGDAFTVLAARSDVRVIVGDSESVATALKRAGVSVHLNCEQGICGTCVATVIEGEPDHRDEYLTSEERADQIVLCCSRSKTPLLVLDL; this is translated from the coding sequence ATGGACAGCCGAGACAGAAAGATTGCCCGCACGATGATCGGAAAAGTGCCTGTCCCGTCTGGCTTCCGCGTAGTCAAGGTCGCTGACGTCACTCAGTTGGGTGACGTGCTTGCTTTCACGCTGGTATCGGCGGATGCGGCCCCGCTTCCGCGATGGGAGGCCGGTGCGCATGTCGATCTCATGCTAGATGATGGACTCATACGGCAATATTCGCTGTGCGGTGATCCTATGGACTCTGACCGCTATCAATTGGCAGTCCTGCTTGATCCGCAATCACGCGGCGGTTCCCGAGTAGTCCATGATCGGGTGCGGACAGGTGCCATTTTGCGTATCGGTCCGCCGCGTAATCTTTTCCCGCTTGATCCGCGGGCGCGTTGTTCAATCCTCATCGGCGGCGGCATCGGTATTACGCCGCTCATCGCCATGGCTTACGAACTTCAGCGCGCTGGCCAAGATTTTACGTTGCATTATATCTCCCGCGATCCAGTCTTCGCGGAATTCCTCACTCGTGCGCCCTTTGTGAAATCGCTCGTTGTGCATCATCGAGGGAAGACGGATGCGCCACGCTTTGACCCGATCTCAGCCCTCGGTGACCACGACAGGGAGACGCATGTGTATTGTTGCGGACCTCTCAGCCTGATGAACGCAGTGACGGATGCTGGTAAGACCTTGGGTTATGCCGATGATGTCCTTCATCAGGAAGCTTTTTCCGCTCAGCCGGTTATTGGCGGGGATGCCTTCACCGTCCTGGCGGCACGCTCGGACGTGCGCGTTATCGTTGGCGATTCGGAAAGCGTCGCCACGGCGCTGAAACGCGCGGGCGTCAGCGTTCACCTGAATTGTGAGCAGGGCATTTGCGGAACCTGTGTCGCGACCGTCATCGAGGGGGAGCCAGATCATCGCGACGAGTACCTGACCTCCGAAGAGCGGGCGGATCAGATCGTCCTATGCTGTTCCCGGTCGAAAACGCCACTTTTGGTCCTCGACCTCTGA
- a CDS encoding cupin codes for MSVNKEHKEFHALDLNEGWVQPEAYKENVQEKILAGSLDEVARTGSRTRLLRFGPGVFTKKPFVHDYWEEVYLLSGDLTVGNDENGNGGEAFAPNTYACRPPGAVHGPFKSTGGCLLLEIHYYDPA; via the coding sequence ATGTCAGTTAACAAAGAACACAAAGAATTTCATGCGCTGGACCTGAATGAAGGGTGGGTGCAGCCAGAGGCTTACAAGGAGAATGTGCAGGAAAAGATTCTTGCGGGCTCGCTTGATGAGGTCGCCAGGACCGGAAGTCGTACCAGACTTCTGCGTTTTGGTCCGGGCGTTTTTACAAAAAAGCCTTTTGTGCATGATTACTGGGAGGAGGTTTATCTGCTTTCAGGTGATCTGACAGTCGGGAATGATGAGAACGGCAACGGAGGTGAGGCTTTCGCACCCAACACCTATGCTTGCCGCCCGCCTGGCGCTGTGCATGGGCCCTTCAAGTCGACTGGCGGCTGCCTGTTGCTTGAAATTCATTATTACGATCCAGCCTGA
- a CDS encoding aromatic-ring-hydroxylating dioxygenase subunit beta, whose product MSIALDQAIELVTQEADLLDHGEFTQWLSLYTTDGLYIVPIDPSGDDFEKTLNYAYDNAHMRKLRVQRLLGGRAISAMPPARTVRLLGRYRLLDSSDTWCKLRCAQILTELRQGRERYYAANITFVLVQTDTGLKIDRKIIRLLTSTEALTAVSYIL is encoded by the coding sequence ATGAGCATCGCTCTCGACCAAGCCATAGAACTCGTCACGCAGGAAGCCGACCTTCTCGACCATGGGGAGTTCACTCAGTGGCTCTCGCTTTACACGACCGACGGTCTTTACATTGTGCCGATTGACCCAAGCGGCGACGATTTTGAAAAAACACTCAACTATGCCTACGATAATGCTCACATGCGGAAATTGAGGGTTCAGCGCCTTCTCGGCGGGCGAGCGATCTCCGCGATGCCGCCAGCCAGGACGGTCCGCCTTCTTGGACGCTATCGTTTGCTCGACAGCAGCGATACGTGGTGCAAACTGCGGTGTGCCCAGATTCTGACTGAACTGCGGCAGGGGCGTGAGCGCTATTACGCGGCCAATATCACATTCGTTCTGGTACAGACGGACACCGGACTGAAGATCGACCGCAAGATCATTCGTCTCCTGACTTCGACCGAGGCGCTGACGGCCGTCAGCTATATCTTGTGA
- a CDS encoding 4-hydroxyphenylacetate 3-hydroxylase family protein, which yields MKTGYQHKESLRDQRSVYIDGGLVPDVTVHPAFRQSIDTVCSLYDLAAKPENHALMRCENERGVSINRIWQLPRSHADLVERRRGLEFWSEQHAGFFGRSPDHVASCIAGMYMGLDVFEAADRERARALADFYQHASETDLYLTYVIINPQGELPGAGTAPSHRRIAASIVDHGPEGIVIDGAKMLASGGVMANEVLVTCIQPLGPDEDALAFSAVVPMNAKGLRILSRKSYEEHAGSIFDSPMASRFDENDSVLLFENVTVPWDRVFVFKDRDLCMKQFFATPAHVYQNYQAMIRLKTKLTFLVGLARKITQINGTERFPQVREILGQLAADVGMLDAMVAGMEAKGSLYGEYFIPDHHSLYAAQALTQKLYPRFIEQLRNLAGGGVIMLPSCVEDMENPEMMEWISRTQASPIVDAKTRVKFFKLVWDCIGSEFASRHTQYEMFYAGASFVPRNHSFRTFGWDNALGQVDRMMAEY from the coding sequence ATGAAAACAGGATACCAACACAAAGAGAGCCTTCGGGATCAGCGGTCTGTTTATATTGATGGAGGGCTGGTGCCGGATGTTACGGTACATCCCGCGTTCCGCCAGTCCATTGATACCGTCTGCTCTCTGTATGATCTTGCCGCGAAGCCGGAAAACCACGCGTTGATGCGGTGTGAAAACGAGCGGGGCGTCTCTATCAATCGTATCTGGCAACTCCCACGTAGCCATGCCGATCTGGTGGAGCGGCGCAGGGGGTTGGAATTCTGGAGTGAGCAGCATGCCGGTTTTTTCGGCCGCTCGCCGGATCATGTCGCATCCTGCATTGCCGGCATGTATATGGGGCTGGATGTTTTCGAGGCGGCTGACCGTGAGCGCGCGCGGGCACTGGCGGATTTCTATCAGCATGCCAGCGAAACAGACCTGTATCTGACGTATGTTATTATCAATCCGCAGGGTGAGCTGCCTGGTGCGGGAACTGCCCCGTCGCATCGGCGGATTGCGGCGAGCATTGTGGATCACGGCCCTGAAGGCATTGTGATCGACGGCGCGAAGATGCTGGCTAGCGGTGGCGTCATGGCCAATGAGGTACTGGTGACCTGCATCCAGCCGCTTGGCCCGGATGAGGACGCGCTGGCCTTTTCGGCAGTTGTTCCCATGAACGCCAAGGGGTTGCGCATTCTTTCGCGCAAGTCTTACGAGGAACATGCGGGTTCCATTTTCGACAGTCCGATGGCCAGTCGTTTTGATGAGAACGATTCGGTTCTGCTGTTCGAAAATGTCACGGTGCCGTGGGATCGCGTATTCGTATTCAAGGACCGCGATCTGTGCATGAAGCAGTTCTTTGCCACTCCGGCTCATGTGTATCAAAATTATCAGGCCATGATCAGGCTGAAGACAAAGCTGACCTTTCTGGTCGGTCTAGCGCGCAAGATTACCCAGATCAACGGTACGGAGCGGTTCCCGCAGGTGCGTGAAATCTTGGGGCAGCTTGCGGCGGATGTCGGCATGCTTGACGCTATGGTCGCGGGCATGGAGGCCAAAGGCAGCCTGTACGGAGAGTATTTCATTCCCGACCACCATTCTCTCTATGCCGCGCAGGCGCTGACCCAGAAGCTTTATCCGCGCTTTATCGAGCAGTTGCGTAATCTGGCTGGCGGCGGCGTCATCATGCTGCCCTCCTGTGTCGAGGATATGGAAAATCCGGAAATGATGGAATGGATTTCCAGAACGCAGGCTTCTCCCATTGTCGATGCGAAGACACGGGTCAAATTCTTCAAGCTGGTCTGGGACTGCATCGGGTCGGAGTTTGCATCGCGGCATACGCAGTATGAAATGTTCTATGCGGGCGCGAGTTTTGTGCCACGGAATCATTCGTTCCGCACCTTCGGCTGGGACAACGCTCTGGGGCAGGTTGATCGTATGATGGCTGAATACTAA
- a CDS encoding DUF2848 domain-containing protein yields MLIFERLGLERSDRVGFAPYRLIVAGWAGRDSAAIEHHIQELEAIGVPRPSSVPVYYRTGAALLTQKERVEVLGPHTSGEVEPFLMAMADGLWVGIASDHTDRQAETVGIALSKQLCAKPVSTQLWRWDDVSGHWDDLIIRSWIEEDGNARLLYQEGGVSSLKNPMDLIGGLPADTSFETGSAMLCGTVPVLGGIRPSTRFEMELYDPVLERSIRHVYLPTVLPVIS; encoded by the coding sequence ATGTTGATATTCGAACGTTTGGGGCTGGAACGTTCCGACCGGGTCGGGTTTGCTCCGTATCGCCTGATTGTGGCGGGCTGGGCGGGCCGCGATAGTGCGGCGATTGAACATCATATTCAGGAGTTGGAGGCGATTGGGGTTCCCCGGCCTTCTTCCGTGCCGGTCTATTATCGCACCGGCGCGGCGCTCCTGACGCAAAAGGAGCGGGTGGAGGTTCTCGGGCCACATACATCGGGTGAGGTGGAACCTTTCCTGATGGCCATGGCCGATGGGTTGTGGGTCGGTATTGCGTCTGACCATACGGACCGGCAAGCTGAAACTGTGGGCATTGCATTGTCCAAGCAGCTATGTGCCAAGCCGGTCAGCACGCAGTTGTGGCGTTGGGATGATGTCAGCGGTCACTGGGATGATCTGATCATACGCTCATGGATTGAGGAAGATGGGAACGCGCGCCTTCTCTATCAGGAAGGTGGCGTCTCATCTCTGAAGAATCCTATGGATTTGATAGGCGGCCTACCGGCGGATACGTCTTTTGAAACCGGGAGCGCCATGTTGTGCGGGACGGTGCCTGTTTTGGGTGGCATCAGACCTTCGACGCGCTTTGAAATGGAGCTTTACGATCCTGTGCTTGAGCGCAGCATCAGGCATGTCTATCTACCCACGGTTCTACCGGTTATTTCCTGA
- a CDS encoding Rieske 2Fe-2S domain-containing protein, whose protein sequence is MLTLDPATLVGSDYADGSIYSNPDLYDMEMERIFMNTWIWVAHRSQLSEPGSFITTFVGPHPVIVSRDRKGDVHVVLNRCRHRGATVCEHKSGKASSFVCPYHGWAYGLDGALRSVPYQDGYSGQLDKAAYPLVRLRVEEYNGLIFATFNQHISSLDTWLGRARLWIDLFMKQGAGWPVKTMGEHRFTFPGNWKIQLENTTDAYHFPVVHKSFLDSVDSETQNIFDFVEGSGFVEDLGHGHSVMVMIPELVDLEANLEIPIPERFQYLADELSKDYPPEQVRRIVRAVGGSGFNLNLFPNLACSMAFFRVLRPLGVNQTEVRHIAIGMDGGPDIANEARLRLHEHFQGPMGFGTPDDSEAWDRVQRGSLAGRDIAILLNRGLGREARRESGNLFGDVSAETGMRAAYRQWLAAMTDTSFSGDAEA, encoded by the coding sequence ATGCTCACTCTTGATCCGGCTACGCTGGTTGGAAGCGATTATGCCGATGGTTCGATTTACAGCAATCCGGACCTGTATGACATGGAAATGGAACGCATTTTCATGAACACCTGGATCTGGGTCGCCCATCGCAGCCAGCTTTCCGAACCCGGCAGTTTCATCACGACATTCGTGGGACCGCATCCGGTCATAGTCTCTCGTGACCGAAAAGGTGATGTGCATGTCGTGCTCAATCGCTGCCGTCATCGTGGTGCCACGGTCTGCGAGCATAAATCGGGCAAGGCCTCCAGTTTCGTCTGTCCATACCATGGCTGGGCTTACGGGCTTGACGGCGCCCTCCGCAGCGTACCCTATCAAGACGGCTATTCCGGTCAGCTCGATAAAGCCGCTTATCCGCTGGTCCGGTTGCGGGTGGAAGAATATAACGGGCTGATCTTCGCGACTTTCAATCAGCATATTTCTTCACTCGATACTTGGTTGGGAAGGGCCAGGCTCTGGATCGACCTGTTCATGAAGCAAGGGGCTGGCTGGCCCGTCAAGACAATGGGTGAGCATCGCTTTACCTTCCCGGGAAACTGGAAAATCCAGCTGGAAAACACGACCGACGCATATCATTTCCCCGTCGTTCACAAATCCTTTCTAGATTCAGTCGATAGCGAGACCCAGAATATTTTTGACTTTGTCGAGGGAAGCGGCTTCGTCGAGGATCTTGGCCACGGCCATTCTGTCATGGTCATGATCCCGGAACTAGTCGATCTCGAAGCCAACCTCGAGATACCCATTCCCGAACGCTTCCAGTATCTGGCGGACGAATTGTCCAAAGATTATCCGCCGGAACAGGTGCGCCGGATCGTCCGTGCGGTCGGTGGCTCCGGGTTCAATCTCAACCTCTTCCCCAATCTCGCCTGCTCGATGGCTTTCTTTCGCGTGCTCCGACCGCTAGGCGTCAACCAGACCGAAGTGCGCCATATCGCGATCGGCATGGATGGTGGCCCCGATATCGCCAACGAAGCGCGCCTGCGCCTGCACGAACATTTTCAGGGACCGATGGGCTTCGGCACACCCGATGATTCCGAGGCTTGGGATCGAGTTCAGCGGGGCTCCCTAGCCGGACGCGATATCGCAATCCTGCTGAACCGTGGTCTGGGCCGTGAAGCGAGACGCGAGAGCGGTAATCTCTTCGGCGACGTCAGCGCGGAAACCGGGATGAGGGCCGCCTATCGTCAATGGTTGGCCGCGATGACCGACACCTCCTTTTCTGGAGACGCAGAAGCATGA
- a CDS encoding aromatic acid/H+ symport family MFS transporter: MMTPLIVPVITSVSGEQRGATPSWFVVPMCWFGLLAEGYDNRVVGTVITSTLEDVLLHISLYQLVTIARSDIFGMFWSELFFVRLGNRCDKRKAFILCLKHFSVVMEIGGLVCQFWLFMVYLPSFPASSRSLAQNISPDANTRFAPEDRRVILLRAWIGFYALYIFDMLLAYGLSMRLLQIMVSSGMFESKSILSLTIYSAAFAFLAVGIDTLADMIAPNPVVSIGFLIGAIGLAGLGYASSYLVKCLFYSLAGVGTMAVSAFIMSYVADWYGPQKSASMIGSCISVIGSYFRLLSQCNLGAIHADKMLHFSSYTCGAPLVAATVCIVQPSFRS; the protein is encoded by the coding sequence GTGATGACGCCCCTAATCGTTCCAGTAATAACTAGTGTTAGTGGTGAACAGCGCGGCGCGACTCCCAGTTGGTTCGTCGTTCCAATGTGCTGGTTTGGTCTGCTGGCCGAGGGCTATGACAACAGGGTAGTCGGTACAGTCATTACTTCCACCCTTGAAGATGTTTTATTGCATATTTCCCTCTACCAATTAGTAACTATTGCCAGAAGTGACATATTCGGTATGTTTTGGAGTGAGCTATTCTTCGTCCGTCTAGGTAACAGATGCGATAAAAGAAAGGCATTCATTCTATGCCTCAAGCATTTCTCTGTTGTCATGGAGATTGGAGGACTCGTTTGTCAATTCTGGCTCTTCATGGTCTACCTGCCTTCTTTTCCGGCATCGTCACGGAGCTTGGCGCAAAATATTTCACCGGATGCCAATACTCGTTTTGCACCTGAGGATCGCCGTGTCATTTTGCTTCGTGCGTGGATCGGTTTTTATGCCCTTTATATATTTGATATGCTCCTTGCATATGGTCTGTCCATGCGGTTGCTGCAAATCATGGTTAGCAGCGGTATGTTTGAAAGCAAAAGTATCCTATCCCTGACTATCTATTCTGCTGCTTTCGCTTTCTTGGCTGTTGGTATCGATACGCTGGCTGACATGATCGCACCTAATCCCGTAGTATCCATTGGTTTTCTCATCGGCGCGATAGGTCTGGCCGGATTGGGATATGCTTCATCCTATCTTGTTAAGTGCCTGTTTTATTCCTTGGCTGGCGTCGGCACGATGGCTGTGTCCGCCTTTATAATGTCATACGTTGCAGACTGGTACGGACCCCAGAAAAGTGCGTCGATGATTGGCTCCTGCATTTCCGTGATTGGCAGCTATTTTCGGCTCTTATCTCAGTGCAATCTTGGAGCGATTCACGCTGACAAAATGCTTCATTTCTCATCGTATACCTGTGGCGCTCCGCTCGTCGCAGCGACCGTCTGCATAGTCCAGCCATCTTTCCGGTCGTAA